One region of Streptomyces sp. NBC_00442 genomic DNA includes:
- a CDS encoding cytochrome c biogenesis CcdA family protein — MTANIGYLAAFLGGLLALLSPCSALLLPAFFAYSIAGRTKLLARTGIFYAGLATTLVPLGAAGSYAGRLFYGHRDQLVLFGGWLIIALGVAQILGMGFASRRMTELSGRIRPTTALSVYALGAVYGLAGFCAGPILGSVLTVAAVSGSPVYGGLLLAVYALGMAVPLFLLALLWERFELGGRGWLRGRVVKLGRLELHTTSCLSGLFFIALGALFLAYDGATALPGLLNVDDSYAVEEWTRGLGDAVPNWALLTAVAAAAAVTLGVRGWRARAREPEDT; from the coding sequence GTGACCGCGAACATCGGCTACCTCGCGGCGTTCCTGGGCGGCCTGCTCGCGCTGCTCAGCCCGTGCAGCGCGCTGCTGTTGCCCGCGTTCTTCGCGTACTCGATCGCCGGCCGCACCAAGCTGCTCGCCCGCACCGGCATCTTCTACGCGGGTCTGGCCACCACCCTGGTGCCGCTGGGCGCCGCGGGCTCGTACGCGGGCCGCCTCTTTTACGGCCACCGGGACCAGCTGGTGCTCTTCGGCGGCTGGCTGATCATCGCGCTCGGCGTCGCCCAGATCCTCGGCATGGGATTCGCGAGCCGCCGCATGACGGAGCTTTCGGGGCGGATCCGCCCCACGACGGCGCTCTCCGTCTACGCCCTCGGCGCGGTCTACGGCCTGGCGGGGTTCTGCGCGGGCCCGATCCTGGGCAGCGTCCTGACGGTGGCGGCGGTGAGCGGCAGCCCGGTCTACGGCGGCCTGCTGCTGGCGGTGTACGCGCTGGGCATGGCGGTCCCGCTGTTCCTGCTCGCCCTGCTGTGGGAGCGCTTCGAACTGGGCGGCCGGGGGTGGCTGCGCGGCAGGGTGGTGAAGCTGGGCCGCCTCGAACTCCACACCACCTCCTGCCTGTCGGGCCTGTTCTTCATCGCGCTCGGCGCCCTGTTCCTGGCGTACGACGGAGCGACGGCCCTGCCCGGACTGCTGAACGTGGACGACTCGTACGCGGTGGAGGAGTGGACGCGGGGGCTCGGCGACGCGGTCCCGAACTGGGCGCTGCTGACGGCCGTCGCGGCGGCGGCCGCGGTCACGCTGGGCGTACGGGGGTGGCGGGCACGAGCCCGCGAACCGGAGGACACCTGA